One window of Dyadobacter sandarakinus genomic DNA carries:
- a CDS encoding carboxymuconolactone decarboxylase family protein encodes MAHISLPDESLPGIVGLFAFRPETHGPLNLLAETLLRGESPLTGGERELIASHVSHLNNCHFCHTSHGAAAMAHLDCDISLLDDIKQNFRQIEISSKLRALLNIAAKVQVSGKEVREEDIAAARAEGANDQEIHDTVLIAAAFCMFNRYVDGLATWAPQNNEDYREMGQRMAFTGYVRYADATPQD; translated from the coding sequence ATGGCGCATATCTCCTTACCCGATGAATCCCTTCCGGGCATTGTCGGCCTGTTTGCCTTCCGGCCTGAAACCCACGGCCCCCTGAACTTACTCGCGGAAACCCTGCTGAGAGGCGAATCTCCCCTGACCGGCGGCGAGCGCGAGCTGATCGCATCCCACGTCTCGCACCTCAACAACTGCCACTTCTGCCACACCTCCCACGGGGCTGCCGCCATGGCGCACCTGGATTGTGACATTTCGCTGCTTGACGATATAAAGCAGAATTTCCGGCAAATTGAAATCTCTTCCAAGCTGCGTGCCTTGTTGAATATAGCTGCCAAAGTGCAGGTTTCAGGCAAGGAAGTGCGCGAGGAAGATATCGCCGCGGCGCGTGCCGAAGGAGCCAATGATCAGGAAATCCATGATACCGTGCTGATCGCGGCTGCATTCTGCATGTTCAACCGCTATGTGGACGGACTCGCTACCTGGGCGCCTCAAAACAATGAGGATTACCGCGAAATGGGCCAGCGCATGGCTTTTACGGGTTATGTCAGATACGCTGACGCTACCCCGCAGGACTAA
- a CDS encoding FecR family protein, with amino-acid sequence MKSYQDFFLEEFYFDEAFRKWVLKPEPEDHARWEQWLSEHTEKETVVAQARELVHALQPAAQPLSAFEKKEAMDAIMRRFDEHTVVPLHQKPTFLMSRLRLAAAASVVFVALACLWFFRNPAERSLSYTQLVSASAVALREVQNTGTTAMLISLSDQSTVSLDPGSKLSYPDHFEDGSRTVYLSGSAFFQVNGNPLQPFYVYADDVVTKVLGTGFRVRSVQGERSALVSVKTGRVAVFTRETIEDDRKSGNADLAGVLIEPNQQVSVDKESAVTTKTLVEEPYPTDPGIIPTDFEDSPVSVIFKTLQKAYGIEITFDEELMKNCPVTASLAGLTFYEQLELVCDAVGAEYKVTGDHITITGGGCGTP; translated from the coding sequence ATGAAAAGCTATCAGGATTTTTTCTTGGAGGAATTCTACTTCGACGAAGCATTTCGCAAGTGGGTCCTCAAACCGGAGCCGGAAGATCATGCACGGTGGGAACAATGGCTGAGCGAACACACTGAAAAAGAAACGGTGGTAGCACAAGCCCGGGAACTCGTACATGCATTGCAACCTGCTGCCCAGCCTCTCAGTGCCTTCGAAAAGAAGGAAGCAATGGACGCCATCATGCGCCGATTCGACGAACATACGGTTGTTCCGCTGCACCAGAAACCCACTTTCCTGATGTCGCGCCTGCGGCTGGCAGCTGCTGCCAGTGTTGTTTTCGTGGCGCTGGCCTGCCTCTGGTTTTTCCGTAATCCGGCCGAGCGTTCGCTGAGCTACACACAACTGGTATCCGCGTCCGCCGTCGCACTTCGCGAAGTGCAAAATACGGGAACAACCGCCATGCTCATCAGCCTGAGCGACCAGAGTACTGTAAGCCTCGATCCTGGGAGCAAGCTCAGTTATCCTGATCATTTCGAGGATGGCAGCAGGACGGTGTACCTTTCCGGAAGCGCGTTTTTTCAGGTAAATGGAAATCCGTTACAGCCATTTTACGTCTATGCCGATGATGTTGTTACCAAAGTGCTGGGTACGGGCTTCCGGGTACGTTCTGTACAGGGAGAACGCAGCGCGCTTGTATCTGTGAAAACCGGACGAGTGGCCGTATTTACACGCGAAACCATCGAGGACGACCGCAAATCCGGTAATGCCGACCTGGCGGGTGTACTCATCGAACCTAATCAGCAGGTAAGTGTGGACAAGGAGAGTGCGGTGACGACCAAGACGCTTGTTGAAGAACCATACCCCACGGATCCGGGTATTATCCCCACGGATTTTGAAGATTCACCGGTTTCTGTTATTTTCAAAACACTTCAGAAAGCCTACGGCATCGAAATCACTTTTGATGAAGAGCTGATGAAAAACTGTCCTGTAACCGCTTCGCTGGCAGGACTCACCTTTTACGAGCAGCTCGAACTGGTTTGTGACGCCGTGGGAGCCGAATATAAAGTAACCGGCGACCACATTACCATTACGGGAGGAGGCTGCGGTACACCCTGA
- a CDS encoding carboxymuconolactone decarboxylase family protein, producing MPYIPLPGHLPGITGLLEYSKVTAHPIRVLTQFLLRGENSLTEAERELIATIVSHNNECRFCTAAHTAAADVLLGESETCEMVKQDIDTAPVSDKMKALLKIAKLVQISGKAVTPEAVALAKSAGATDVEIHDTVLIAALFCLYNRYVDGMNTVAPADPAFYKGLGQRLKEHGYNRLPNGYDHLKKENQPS from the coding sequence ATGCCCTACATACCACTGCCCGGCCACCTGCCGGGCATTACCGGATTGCTGGAATACAGCAAGGTTACCGCGCATCCGATCCGCGTGCTTACGCAATTTCTGCTTCGGGGTGAAAACAGCCTGACCGAAGCGGAGCGTGAGCTGATTGCCACTATCGTTTCACACAACAACGAATGCAGGTTCTGCACGGCAGCGCACACGGCTGCTGCGGATGTGCTGCTGGGGGAAAGTGAAACCTGCGAAATGGTAAAGCAGGATATCGATACTGCGCCCGTGAGCGACAAGATGAAGGCTTTGCTGAAAATTGCCAAACTCGTACAGATAAGCGGAAAAGCAGTTACGCCCGAGGCAGTTGCGCTGGCAAAATCCGCCGGAGCGACCGATGTGGAAATCCACGACACGGTGCTGATCGCCGCTTTGTTTTGCCTGTACAACCGCTATGTCGACGGGATGAATACCGTTGCGCCGGCTGACCCAGCTTTTTACAAAGGCTTGGGCCAGCGGCTCAAAGAGCATGGTTACAACAGATTGCCGAATGGTTACGACCATTTAAAAAAAGAAAACCAACCTTCCTGA
- a CDS encoding RNA polymerase sigma factor: MQDDDLTHQWQLALAGDRTSFQALLDGTYGLMFQYGCKFTRDRELVKDGIQDVFLEIFEKRATINADIPPKAYLLASLRRRLHRLGERQRWVVLEEDLPEQEGFGIEMSFEHHLIHSETTRDEADQLARLINQLPARQQEALYLRFFQGLERDDIAYLMDIQPQSVSNLQQEAFKWLRLQWKPFMGLFPLILPALLFFEKKI, translated from the coding sequence ATGCAGGACGATGATTTGACACACCAATGGCAGCTGGCCCTGGCTGGTGACCGGACTTCATTTCAGGCGCTTCTCGACGGGACTTACGGACTGATGTTCCAGTATGGCTGCAAGTTTACCCGCGACCGCGAGCTTGTTAAGGATGGCATTCAGGATGTCTTCCTGGAAATTTTCGAGAAGCGCGCCACCATCAATGCCGATATTCCCCCAAAAGCTTATCTGCTCGCCTCCCTGCGGCGCAGGCTCCACCGCCTCGGCGAACGCCAGCGCTGGGTAGTACTCGAAGAAGACCTGCCCGAGCAGGAAGGATTCGGGATCGAAATGAGCTTTGAACATCACCTGATTCACTCGGAAACTACCCGTGACGAGGCCGACCAGCTTGCCCGCTTGATCAACCAGTTGCCGGCCCGGCAGCAGGAAGCCCTGTACCTGCGTTTTTTCCAGGGACTTGAACGGGATGATATTGCCTACCTGATGGACATCCAGCCACAATCCGTTTCTAACCTTCAGCAGGAAGCATTCAAATGGCTCCGGTTACAATGGAAGCCATTTATGGGTCTTTTCCCGCTAATTCTGCCTGCATTGTTGTTTTTTGAAAAAAAAATCTAG
- a CDS encoding DUF4142 domain-containing protein, translated as MKKVHLLLVAAMFFAVACDDDDDDDNGNMVSQVDQTFVTNAADGGMFEVKAGELAVSKGDTTKLGSMHGDTLSVKAYGRMMIMDHTKVNEELMSLATRKGAAVPKTLSAAKQQKIDSLSAANGAAFSRLYAKMMVASHMETIKVFQTETSGGNDTEIKTWAGSKVPALQHHLEMAEALQDSIQ; from the coding sequence ATGAAGAAAGTGCACCTGCTGCTCGTTGCAGCGATGTTTTTTGCCGTCGCATGCGACGATGATGATGACGACGATAATGGAAATATGGTGTCGCAGGTTGACCAGACCTTTGTTACCAATGCTGCCGACGGAGGCATGTTTGAGGTAAAGGCCGGAGAGCTGGCGGTATCCAAAGGTGATACCACAAAACTCGGCTCCATGCATGGTGATACGCTCAGTGTGAAGGCATATGGCCGTATGATGATCATGGATCATACCAAGGTAAACGAAGAATTGATGTCGCTTGCCACTCGTAAGGGCGCCGCTGTTCCAAAAACCCTGAGTGCCGCGAAGCAGCAGAAGATCGACAGTTTGTCGGCCGCAAATGGTGCTGCCTTCAGCAGGTTGTATGCCAAGATGATGGTGGCCTCCCACATGGAGACTATCAAAGTTTTCCAGACAGAAACGTCGGGCGGGAATGATACGGAGATTAAAACCTGGGCAGGCAGCAAGGTACCTGCATTGCAGCACCACCTCGAAATGGCCGAAGCTTTGCAGGATTCAATTCAGTAA
- a CDS encoding DUF3891 family protein, whose amino-acid sequence MIVNYTAEGWSMIMQRSHGLLAAQICAQWKKEDQPARWVDTLIATAEHDDANEELSMPEINPETGGPKNFKMKPFDEEYCDRLLNMAFAKGRYVGLLIARHIRFLYRDEPTAGKYCEQLEQKEAEWITEAGTTEKAVAASYELLEFCDALSLIMCQDLIPPEGRKMEISNGPDGTTYQLFRAENGDLAVQPWPFEPASFEVSYESRCISQLSFKRPEALRDLLQQANARLHAFTFSKP is encoded by the coding sequence ATGATAGTAAACTATACAGCGGAAGGCTGGTCCATGATCATGCAGCGATCACACGGACTTCTGGCCGCACAGATTTGTGCGCAATGGAAAAAAGAAGACCAACCTGCCCGGTGGGTGGACACGCTGATCGCCACGGCGGAGCACGACGACGCCAATGAAGAGCTCAGCATGCCTGAGATTAATCCCGAAACTGGCGGGCCGAAAAACTTTAAAATGAAGCCTTTTGACGAGGAATATTGTGACCGGCTCCTCAACATGGCATTTGCAAAGGGACGCTATGTAGGCCTGCTCATCGCAAGGCACATCCGGTTTTTGTATCGGGATGAACCCACTGCCGGAAAGTACTGCGAACAACTGGAACAAAAAGAAGCAGAATGGATTACAGAAGCCGGAACCACCGAAAAGGCCGTCGCAGCCAGCTACGAGCTGCTGGAATTTTGTGATGCCTTGTCGCTGATCATGTGCCAGGACCTGATCCCGCCGGAAGGACGTAAAATGGAGATCAGCAATGGTCCGGACGGGACGACCTACCAGCTTTTCAGGGCTGAAAACGGTGACCTGGCCGTGCAGCCATGGCCGTTTGAGCCTGCGTCCTTTGAGGTCAGCTATGAGAGCCGGTGCATCAGTCAGCTGTCATTCAAGCGGCCGGAAGCATTGCGGGACCTGCTCCAACAGGCGAATGCAAGGCTGCACGCATTTACTTTTTCCAAACCATAA